In Stigmatopora nigra isolate UIUO_SnigA chromosome 2, RoL_Snig_1.1, whole genome shotgun sequence, a single window of DNA contains:
- the mlc1 gene encoding membrane protein MLC1, whose amino-acid sequence MALQRDDMSGREEFTYGSAVSTLERCGSLGRPTDADGSERDGYTVDVRASDLRLARPRSPRHPCFSCRAWIYSVLIGGSLLVTSGFSLYLGNLFPVAMDYLRCAGGSGIPAAIASFAIAKNRHVAVSDFQVVYVSTFAVTTTCLVWFGCKLLVNPSAVNINFNLLLLILLEVLTATTVILSARSGEACCCPKKADSRRRPSLTSPPVFPARLLKAYSVIEVIVGISAVFGGIIALNMDALLPGPYLSVTFFWILVACFPSAIASHVLSEFPNKCLVEAVIAISSVTSPLLFSASGFLSCSVLTFVDIFLHDVPPAKQSYDILLLILLALLLVQAILNSATVVHCAFYKSRLRLTTSLGERRESPPPAFGRYCGQASNGTLQNLSKDGTRKAVMVQITQ is encoded by the exons ATGGCGCTGCAGCGCGACGACATGTCGGGCCGGGAGGAGTTCACCTACGGCTCGGCGGTGTCCACTCTGGAACGTTGCGGCTCCCTGGGGAGACCCACCGACGCCGACGGCTCCGAGCGGGACGGCTACACGGTGGACGTGAGGGCCAGCGACCTGCGACTGGCCCGCCCGCGGTCACCCCGGCACCCCTGCTTCAGCTGCAGGGCCTGGATCTACAGCGTCCTCATCGGG GGCAGCCTTCTGGTCACCTCGGGCTTCTCTCTGTACCTGGGAAACCTCTTTCCCGTTGCCATGGACTACCTGCGCTGCGCTGGTGGCTCC GGCATACCGGCGGCCATCGCTAGCTTCGCCATTGCTAAGAACCGACATGTGGCT gtgtcAGATTTCCAGGTGGTCTACGTGTCAACTTTTGCAGTGACGACCACTTGCCTGGTTTGGTTTGGATGTAAACTGCTTGTCAACCCTTCAGCTGTCAAT ATCAACTTTAACCTCCTTTTGCTGATTTTGCTGGAAGTGTTGACAGCCACCACCGTCATCTTGTCGGCTCGATCCGGAGAAGCCTGCTGTTGCCCGAAAAAAGCCGATTCCCGCCGGCGACCTTCTCTGACGAGCCCACCCGTCTTCCCGGCCCGTCTCCTGAAAGCTTACTCC GTCATCGAGGTCATCGTGGGAATTTCCGCCGTGTTTGGGGGTATCATCGCGCTCAACATGGACGCCTTGCTGCCCGGACCGTACCTGTCGGTCACCTTTTTCTGGATTCTGGTGGct TGTTTTCCAAGTGCTATTGCCAGTCACGTGCTGTCAGAATTCCCCAACAAATGCCTG GTGGAAGCCGTGATCGCCATCAGCAGCGTGACATCGCCGCTCCTCTTTTCAGCCTCTGGCTTCCTTTCCTGCAGCGTACTGACTTTTGTGGACATTTTTCTCCACGACGTGCCTCCAGCCAAG CAATCCTACGACATTTTGCTGCTGATTCTGCTGGCCTTGCTGCTGGTGCAAGCCATTTTAAATTCCGCCACGGTGGTGCACTGCGCCTTTTACAAGAGTCGGCTGCGCTTGACGACGTCGCTCGGCGAGCGACGTGAAAGCCCACCGCCGGCTTTTGGACGCTACTGTGGG CAAGCGTCAAATGGAACGTTGCAGAATTTGAGCAAAGATGGGACCCGAAAGGCTGTTATGGTGCAGATCACTCAATGA
- the panx2 gene encoding pannexin-2, whose product MQNILEQNLDMATALLAGEKLKELILPGSSQDERGGALASLMVQLKLELPFDRVVTIGTVIIPILLVTLVFTRNFAEESIYCYTPHNFTRDQALYARGYCWTELRDAAPGLETHLWPSLLEHKFLPYALLAFAGIMYIPALGWEFLASTRLTSELNFLLQEIDNCYHRAAEGRAPKIEKQIQSKGPGISERERREIIENAEKEKSPEQNLFEKYLERRGQSNFLAKIYLARHLAIICLSSIPISYLSAYYARQRQNEFTCALGEPPDHSSYSELKIRVNCKLPAVQLQRIMAAVDLALLCTMNLIILLNLLHLFVVRKSNFVFDKLHKVGIKTRRRWQKSQFCDINILAMFCNENRDHIKSLNRLDFITNESDLMYDNVVRQLLAALAQSNHDATPTVRDSGIQTVDPNADPADLGIGEMPAEPLVIKRPRKKIKWMPTSNPLPQSFKEPLALTRLENNTKAEKPKPLRRKTVADSFIAPLLDSKSTQYPATKDLGGIEKKHTRNFSLDVHPYMLTIRKPKVEMTTAQPLPTEHNMDAVYLEGTHTIVHVSSALAETKVCSPESTTAAFSTVTTSTIVNGGSPNPDILSPKASPPREETVQSQQPPTLTRAPTHQLLGIHHTLFEEEEGEEKRRDGLAGCPGELIAAGGEC is encoded by the exons ATGCAGAACATCTTGGAGCAAAATTTAGACATGGCGACGGCCCTGCTCGCCGGCGAGAAGCTGAAGGAGCTCATCCTGCCCGGTTCGTCGCAGGATGAACGCGGCGGCGCACTGGCGAGTTTGATGGTGCAGCTGAAGCTGGAGCTGCCCTTTGATCGCGTGGTGACTATCGGGACGGTGATCATCCCTATCCTGTTGGTTACCCTCGTCTTCACCAGGAACTTTGCAG AGGAGTCCATCTACTGCTACACTCCCCATAACTTCACCCGAGACCAGGCGCTGTACGCCCGAGGCTACTGCTGGACGGAGCTGCGCGACGCCGCGCCCGGCCTGGAGACCCATCTTTGGCCTTCACTCTTGGAACACAAATTCCTCCCTTACGCCCTGCTGGCCTTTGCCGGCATCATGTACATCCCGGCCCTGGGTTGGGAGTTCCTGGCCTCCACCCGCCTGACGTCCGAGCTCAACTTCCTGCTGCAGGAGATCGACAACTGCTACCACCGGGCCGCCGAGGGCCGAGCCCCCAAGATCGAGAAGCAGATCCAGTCCAAGGGGCCCGGCATAAGCGAACGGGAGCGGCGGGAGATCATCGAGAACGCCGAGAAGGAGAAGAGCCCCGAACAGAATCTCTTTGAGAAATATTTGGAGCGGCGAGGCCAGAGCAATTTCCTGGCCAAGATTTACTTGGCGCGCCACCTAGCCATCATCTGCCTCAGCTCCATCCCCATTTCCTACCTGAGCGCCTATTACGCCCGGCAGAGACAGAACGAGTTCACCTGCGCCCTGGGCGAGCCGCCGGACCACAGCAGCTACTCGGAGCTGAAGATCCGGGTCAACTGCAAGCTGCCCGCCGTCCAGTTGCAGCGCATCATGGCGGCGGTGGACCTGGCGCTCCTCTGTACCATGAACCTCATCATCCTGCTCAACCTACTGCATCTCTTTGTGGTGCGCAAGTCCAACTTTGTCTTCGATAAGCTGCACAAAGTGGGCATCAAGACCCGCCGGCGTTGGCAGAAGTCCCAGTTCTGCGACATCAATATCCTCGCCATGTTCTGTAACGAGAACAGGGACCACATCAAGTCCCTCAACCGGCTGGACTTTATCACCAACGAAAGCGACCTGATGTACGACAACGTGGTCCGGCAGCTCTTGGCCGCGCTGGCGCAGTCCAACCACGACGCCACGCCCACCGTCAGGGACTCCGGGATTCAGACCGTCGACCCCAACGCCGATCCGGCCGACCTGGGGATCGGCGAGATGCCCGCCGAGCCGCTGGTTATCAAGCGGCCGCGCAAGAAGATCAAATGGATGCCTACTTCCAATCCTCTCCCGCAGTCTTTTAAA gaaCCTCTTGCTCTAACGCGTCTGGAAAATAACACCAAGGCAGAAAAACCCAAACCACTGAGACGCAAGACAGTCGCCGATAGCTTCATTGCGCCGCTTCTGGATAGCAAGAGCACTCAGTATCCTGCAACCAAAG ATTTAGGCGGGATAGAAAAAAAGCACACTCGCAACTTCTCACTGGACGTTCACCCGTACATGCTGACCATTCGGAAACCAAAAGTGGAGATGACAACCGCCCAACCTCTACCGACAGAGCACAACATGGATGCGGTTTACCTTGAAGGCACACATACCATAGTTCACGTTTCTAGTGCATTAGCAG AAACGAAGGTTTGCTCTCCAGAATCGACCACGGCTGCCTTTTCGACGGTCACCACCAGCACAATTGTCAACGGCGGAAGCCCCAACCCGGACATCCTCAGTCCCAAAGCGTCTCCTCCTCGGGAGGAAACCGTCCAATCACAGCAGCCCCCGACGCTCACCCGGGCGCCGACGCACCAGCTGCTGGGTATACACCACACGTTGtttgaagaagaagagggcgaGGAAAAGCGAAGAGATGGCTTGGCGGGATGTCCAGGGGAACTCATTGCTGCGGGAGGGGAGTGTTAA